A part of Cottoperca gobio chromosome 4, fCotGob3.1, whole genome shotgun sequence genomic DNA contains:
- the lhx9 gene encoding LIM/homeobox protein Lhx9 isoform X3: MEVVGCKTEAGSCKLRPGPGAMLFHGISGDHIQGIMEEMERRSKTESRLAKGMQINGRESIMPSMSTEKPALCAGCGGKISDRYYLLAVDKQWHLRCLKCCECKLALESELTCFAKDGSIYCKEDYYRRFSVQRCARCHLGISASEMVMRARDSVYHLSCFTCTTCNKTLTTGDHFGMKDSLVYCRLHFETLVQGPDYHQQLNFAELAAKGGGLTLPYFNGTGTAQKGRPRKRKSPAMGIDIASYTGCNENDTDHLDRDQQSYAPTQKTKRMRTSFKHHQLRTMKSYFAINHNPDAKDLKQLAQKTGLTKRVLQGEQILGHYSHTSRRLKIP; the protein is encoded by the exons ATGGAAGTTGTGGGCTGCAAGACAGAGGCAGGCAGTTGCAAGTTGCGTCCAGGACCGGGAGCCATGCTTTTCCACGGGATCTCCGGGGATCACATCCAAGGGATcatggaggagatggagagaaggtcGAAAACGGAGTCGCGTCTGGCGAAGGGCATGCAGATCAACGGGAGAGAGTCG ATCATGCCTTCTATGAGCACGGAGAAGCCTGCTCTGTGTGCCGGCTGTGGCGGCAAGATTTCGGATAGATACTACCTCCTGGCCGTGGACAAACAGTGGCACCTGCGGTGTCTCAAATGCTGTGAATGTAAACTAGCGCTGGAGTCGGAGCTAACGTGTTTTGCCAAGGATGGGAGTATCTATTGCAAGGAGGATTACTACAG AAGGTTCTCCGTGCAGAGGTGCGCGCGCTGCCACCTCGGGATATCGGCCTCGGAGATGGTGATGCGGGCGCGCGACTCCGTGTACCACCTGAGCTGCTTCACGTGCACCACTTGCAACAAGACGCTGACCACGGGCGACCACTTCGGCATGAAGGACAGCCTGGTGTACTGCCGGCTCCACTTCGAGACGCTGGTACAGGGACCGGACTACCACCAGCAGCTCAACTTCGCTGAGCTGGCGGCCAAGGGCGGCGGCCTCACCCTACCTTACTTCAACGGCACCGGGACGGCACAGAAGGGAAGGCCGCGCAAGAGGAAGAGCCCGGCCATGGGGATAGATATAGCCAGCTACACAG GCTGTAACGAGAACGACACCGATCACTTGGACAGGGACCAGCAGTCCTACGCTCCAACACAGAAGACCAAACGCATGCGGACCTCCTTCAAGCACCATCAGCTGCGGACAATGAAATCCTACTTTGCCATCAACCACAACCCAGATGCCAAGGACTTAAAGCAGCTGGCCCAGAAAACAGGCCTCACTAAGAGAGTTCTACAG GGAGAACAAATCTTGGGGCATTACAGCCATACATCCCGACGTTTGAAAATTCCCTAA
- the lhx9 gene encoding LIM/homeobox protein Lhx9 isoform X1 — protein MEVVGCKTEAGSCKLRPGPGAMLFHGISGDHIQGIMEEMERRSKTESRLAKGMQINGRESIMPSMSTEKPALCAGCGGKISDRYYLLAVDKQWHLRCLKCCECKLALESELTCFAKDGSIYCKEDYYRRFSVQRCARCHLGISASEMVMRARDSVYHLSCFTCTTCNKTLTTGDHFGMKDSLVYCRLHFETLVQGPDYHQQLNFAELAAKGGGLTLPYFNGTGTAQKGRPRKRKSPAMGIDIASYTGCNENDTDHLDRDQQSYAPTQKTKRMRTSFKHHQLRTMKSYFAINHNPDAKDLKQLAQKTGLTKRVLQVWFQNARAKFRRNVLRQENGGVDKADGTSLPPPSSDSGALSPPSSTATLTDLTNPSITVVTSVTSSLDSHDSGSPSQTTLTNLF, from the exons ATGGAAGTTGTGGGCTGCAAGACAGAGGCAGGCAGTTGCAAGTTGCGTCCAGGACCGGGAGCCATGCTTTTCCACGGGATCTCCGGGGATCACATCCAAGGGATcatggaggagatggagagaaggtcGAAAACGGAGTCGCGTCTGGCGAAGGGCATGCAGATCAACGGGAGAGAGTCG ATCATGCCTTCTATGAGCACGGAGAAGCCTGCTCTGTGTGCCGGCTGTGGCGGCAAGATTTCGGATAGATACTACCTCCTGGCCGTGGACAAACAGTGGCACCTGCGGTGTCTCAAATGCTGTGAATGTAAACTAGCGCTGGAGTCGGAGCTAACGTGTTTTGCCAAGGATGGGAGTATCTATTGCAAGGAGGATTACTACAG AAGGTTCTCCGTGCAGAGGTGCGCGCGCTGCCACCTCGGGATATCGGCCTCGGAGATGGTGATGCGGGCGCGCGACTCCGTGTACCACCTGAGCTGCTTCACGTGCACCACTTGCAACAAGACGCTGACCACGGGCGACCACTTCGGCATGAAGGACAGCCTGGTGTACTGCCGGCTCCACTTCGAGACGCTGGTACAGGGACCGGACTACCACCAGCAGCTCAACTTCGCTGAGCTGGCGGCCAAGGGCGGCGGCCTCACCCTACCTTACTTCAACGGCACCGGGACGGCACAGAAGGGAAGGCCGCGCAAGAGGAAGAGCCCGGCCATGGGGATAGATATAGCCAGCTACACAG GCTGTAACGAGAACGACACCGATCACTTGGACAGGGACCAGCAGTCCTACGCTCCAACACAGAAGACCAAACGCATGCGGACCTCCTTCAAGCACCATCAGCTGCGGACAATGAAATCCTACTTTGCCATCAACCACAACCCAGATGCCAAGGACTTAAAGCAGCTGGCCCAGAAAACAGGCCTCACTAAGAGAGTTCTACAG GTTTGGTTCCAAAACGCAAGAGCCAAATTCAGAAGGAACGTTTTGCGACAGGAGAATGGAGGTGTTGATAAGGCTGATGGCACCTCACTCCCTCCACCCTCATCTGACAGTGGGGCCCTGAGCCCCCCCTCCAGCACGGCCACACTAACAGACCTGACAAACCCCTCTATCACTGTAGTGACCTCCGTCACCTCTAGTTTGGACAGCCATGATTCGGGGAGCCCTTCGCAAACTACCTTGACAAACCTTTTCTAA
- the lhx9 gene encoding LIM/homeobox protein Lhx9 isoform X2, producing MEVVGCKTEAGSCKLRPGPGAMLFHGISGDHIQGIMEEMERRSKTESRLAKGMQINGRESIMPSMSTEKPALCAGCGGKISDRYYLLAVDKQWHLRCLKCCECKLALESELTCFAKDGSIYCKEDYYRFSVQRCARCHLGISASEMVMRARDSVYHLSCFTCTTCNKTLTTGDHFGMKDSLVYCRLHFETLVQGPDYHQQLNFAELAAKGGGLTLPYFNGTGTAQKGRPRKRKSPAMGIDIASYTGCNENDTDHLDRDQQSYAPTQKTKRMRTSFKHHQLRTMKSYFAINHNPDAKDLKQLAQKTGLTKRVLQVWFQNARAKFRRNVLRQENGGVDKADGTSLPPPSSDSGALSPPSSTATLTDLTNPSITVVTSVTSSLDSHDSGSPSQTTLTNLF from the exons ATGGAAGTTGTGGGCTGCAAGACAGAGGCAGGCAGTTGCAAGTTGCGTCCAGGACCGGGAGCCATGCTTTTCCACGGGATCTCCGGGGATCACATCCAAGGGATcatggaggagatggagagaaggtcGAAAACGGAGTCGCGTCTGGCGAAGGGCATGCAGATCAACGGGAGAGAGTCG ATCATGCCTTCTATGAGCACGGAGAAGCCTGCTCTGTGTGCCGGCTGTGGCGGCAAGATTTCGGATAGATACTACCTCCTGGCCGTGGACAAACAGTGGCACCTGCGGTGTCTCAAATGCTGTGAATGTAAACTAGCGCTGGAGTCGGAGCTAACGTGTTTTGCCAAGGATGGGAGTATCTATTGCAAGGAGGATTACTACAG GTTCTCCGTGCAGAGGTGCGCGCGCTGCCACCTCGGGATATCGGCCTCGGAGATGGTGATGCGGGCGCGCGACTCCGTGTACCACCTGAGCTGCTTCACGTGCACCACTTGCAACAAGACGCTGACCACGGGCGACCACTTCGGCATGAAGGACAGCCTGGTGTACTGCCGGCTCCACTTCGAGACGCTGGTACAGGGACCGGACTACCACCAGCAGCTCAACTTCGCTGAGCTGGCGGCCAAGGGCGGCGGCCTCACCCTACCTTACTTCAACGGCACCGGGACGGCACAGAAGGGAAGGCCGCGCAAGAGGAAGAGCCCGGCCATGGGGATAGATATAGCCAGCTACACAG GCTGTAACGAGAACGACACCGATCACTTGGACAGGGACCAGCAGTCCTACGCTCCAACACAGAAGACCAAACGCATGCGGACCTCCTTCAAGCACCATCAGCTGCGGACAATGAAATCCTACTTTGCCATCAACCACAACCCAGATGCCAAGGACTTAAAGCAGCTGGCCCAGAAAACAGGCCTCACTAAGAGAGTTCTACAG GTTTGGTTCCAAAACGCAAGAGCCAAATTCAGAAGGAACGTTTTGCGACAGGAGAATGGAGGTGTTGATAAGGCTGATGGCACCTCACTCCCTCCACCCTCATCTGACAGTGGGGCCCTGAGCCCCCCCTCCAGCACGGCCACACTAACAGACCTGACAAACCCCTCTATCACTGTAGTGACCTCCGTCACCTCTAGTTTGGACAGCCATGATTCGGGGAGCCCTTCGCAAACTACCTTGACAAACCTTTTCTAA